From Methylopila sp. M107, a single genomic window includes:
- a CDS encoding endonuclease/exonuclease/phosphatase family protein, giving the protein MPYYAGLRREEPATRKRIAEGLIRLQKSLVAQKVPKRTLGGDLLIASWNIREFDSTKYGDRVADAYYYIAEVLNHFDLIAIQEVNDDLRALDRVRNLLGSWWKYVVTDVSAKAGGGNDERMAFLYDGRKVTFDGLAGEIVLPPTKVDGLVLQFARTPFVCGFRSGWAKIDLCTVHIYYGDDKALNPRRLEEIQKLAKFLADRARQGAPAAGAAAPASPPTSKTLILLGDFNIFSNGDATLSAITDAGFSIPKVLTERTGTNIDKSKFYDQIAIWRGDRFDETERGGVFDFYEAVFRAEDEPAYENSIPKESSGRRAAYKTWKTFQMSDHLVLWAAFKVDFAEDYLNRIATEPPKDPS; this is encoded by the coding sequence ATGCCCTATTACGCAGGTCTGAGACGGGAAGAACCGGCGACGCGCAAAAGGATCGCCGAAGGCCTGATTCGACTGCAAAAATCTCTCGTCGCCCAGAAAGTGCCCAAGCGCACGCTGGGCGGCGACTTGCTCATCGCGAGTTGGAATATCCGCGAGTTCGACAGCACGAAGTACGGCGATCGCGTCGCCGACGCTTATTACTACATCGCGGAGGTTCTAAACCATTTCGACTTGATCGCGATACAGGAGGTGAACGACGATCTAAGGGCGCTCGATCGAGTGCGGAACCTGCTCGGAAGCTGGTGGAAATACGTCGTGACCGACGTTTCCGCCAAGGCCGGAGGCGGCAATGACGAGCGCATGGCGTTTCTCTACGACGGGCGCAAAGTGACGTTCGACGGTTTGGCCGGCGAGATCGTTCTGCCGCCGACAAAAGTCGACGGCCTGGTGCTGCAGTTTGCTCGAACCCCGTTCGTTTGCGGCTTTCGATCGGGTTGGGCGAAGATCGACCTGTGCACGGTCCATATCTATTACGGCGATGACAAAGCCCTCAATCCGAGGCGCCTCGAAGAGATCCAGAAGCTGGCGAAATTCCTGGCGGATCGCGCTCGCCAGGGCGCTCCGGCCGCCGGCGCAGCCGCCCCGGCGTCGCCCCCGACATCCAAGACGCTGATACTACTCGGCGATTTCAACATTTTCTCGAATGGCGACGCCACGCTGAGCGCGATCACCGACGCCGGCTTCAGCATCCCTAAGGTTCTGACGGAGCGAACGGGCACCAATATCGACAAGAGTAAGTTCTACGATCAGATAGCGATCTGGCGCGGCGATCGTTTCGACGAGACGGAACGCGGCGGGGTGTTTGATTTCTACGAAGCCGTCTTTCGTGCGGAGGATGAACCCGCTTACGAAAATTCGATCCCGAAGGAATCGTCCGGCAGGCGGGCGGCCTACAAAACCTGGAAGACCTTCCAGATGTCGGACCACCTCGTATTGTGGGCCGCCTTTAAGGTCGACTTTGCGGAAGACTATCTAAACCGGATTGCGACGGAGCCGCCGAAAGACCCTTCTTGA
- the mtnA gene encoding S-methyl-5-thioribose-1-phosphate isomerase: MRVDGQDFRTIWGQGDDVAVIDQTRLPHAFEIATLRSLDDAARAISDMVVRGAPLIGATGAYGMALAMRDDPSDAALAAAFDTLLATRPTAVNLRWALERMRARLAEAPRSERAAAAYDEAQAIADEDAAMCSAIGDHGALLIDEIAAKRRGRVNILTHCNAGWLATVDWGTALSPVYKAHRRGVDLHVWVDETRPRNQGASLTAWELGQEGVPHTVIVDNAGGHLMQHGEVDLVIVGSDRTTRSGDVCNKIGTYLKALAAHDNGVPFYVALPASTVDWRISDGVRDVPIEQRSPREVTHMTGATADGRIETVRLTPQGSAAANYAFDVTPARLVTGLITERGVCAASERGLSGLFPGQAEAA; encoded by the coding sequence ATGCGGGTCGACGGACAGGATTTTCGCACGATCTGGGGCCAGGGCGACGACGTCGCCGTGATCGACCAGACGCGGCTGCCGCACGCCTTCGAGATCGCGACGCTCCGCTCACTCGACGACGCCGCGCGCGCGATCTCCGACATGGTGGTGCGCGGCGCGCCGCTGATCGGCGCGACGGGGGCTTACGGCATGGCGCTCGCCATGCGGGACGATCCGTCCGACGCGGCGCTCGCGGCGGCGTTCGACACCCTGCTCGCGACGCGCCCGACCGCCGTCAACCTGCGCTGGGCGCTGGAGCGGATGCGCGCGCGGCTCGCCGAGGCGCCGCGCTCCGAGCGAGCCGCGGCGGCCTATGACGAGGCGCAAGCCATCGCGGACGAGGACGCGGCCATGTGTTCGGCGATCGGCGACCATGGCGCGCTTCTGATCGACGAGATCGCGGCGAAACGCCGGGGCCGCGTCAACATCCTCACCCATTGCAACGCCGGCTGGCTCGCGACCGTCGACTGGGGCACGGCGCTCAGCCCCGTCTACAAGGCGCACCGCCGAGGCGTGGATCTGCACGTATGGGTCGACGAGACCCGGCCGCGGAACCAGGGCGCGAGCCTTACCGCCTGGGAGCTCGGGCAGGAAGGCGTGCCTCACACGGTGATCGTCGACAACGCCGGCGGCCACCTGATGCAGCACGGCGAGGTGGACCTCGTAATCGTCGGCAGCGACCGCACCACCCGGTCGGGCGACGTGTGCAACAAGATCGGCACCTATCTGAAGGCCCTTGCGGCCCATGACAACGGCGTGCCGTTCTATGTCGCGCTGCCGGCCTCGACGGTCGACTGGCGGATCAGCGACGGGGTGCGGGACGTTCCGATCGAGCAGCGCTCCCCGCGTGAGGTGACCCACATGACGGGCGCGACCGCGGACGGCCGGATCGAAACCGTGCGGCTCACCCCGCAGGGCAGCGCCGCCGCGAACTACGCCTTCGACGTGACGCCGGCCCGGCTCGTCACGGGGCTCATCACCGAGCGCGGCGTCTGCGCCGCAAGCGAACGCGGCCTTTCGGGCCTGTTCCCCGGGCAAGCCGAGGCGGCCTGA